The following are encoded in a window of Bradyrhizobium guangdongense genomic DNA:
- a CDS encoding winged helix-turn-helix transcriptional regulator, producing the protein MKRRNFARRPGCSVEATLDLIDGKWKGVILYHLQSGTQRFGELRRRMPGITQRMLTKQLRALEEDKLVIRKVYAEVPPRVEYCLSELGESLKPVIDILKAWGESHQQRLSCAPPPVVVRKPKRAA; encoded by the coding sequence ATGAAACGGCGCAATTTTGCCCGGCGCCCGGGCTGCTCGGTCGAGGCGACGCTGGACCTGATCGACGGCAAATGGAAGGGCGTGATCCTCTACCATCTCCAGAGCGGCACCCAGCGCTTCGGCGAATTGCGCCGCCGGATGCCCGGCATCACCCAGCGCATGCTGACGAAGCAGCTTCGCGCGCTGGAAGAGGACAAGCTCGTCATCCGCAAGGTCTACGCCGAAGTGCCGCCGCGGGTGGAGTATTGCCTTTCCGAACTCGGCGAGAGTCTCAAGCCGGTGATCGATATTCTGAAGGCCTGGGGCGAGAGCCACCAACAGCGGCTGTCCTGCGCACCGCCGCCGGTCGTCGTGAGAAAGCCGAAGCGCGCGGCGTGA